A DNA window from Candidatus Dormiibacterota bacterium contains the following coding sequences:
- a CDS encoding YceI family protein yields MNNRRTLIAAIIVGALILGAAGVGILYFVVFAGSSPQKLALSSPTPSASGSTASATATPGAGTWTVGSGSVAGYRVREQLASFAAPSDAVGRTSAITGTFSLTQSTTGYGVTAASFSVDVTKLTSDQSRRDQRIHSQGLESDRYPTATFKLTSPITLPADAASGQTIHVSAIGDLTIHGVTKNVTIPIDARMSGSTIELVGSITFPFSQFGMTPPSIGGFVTVQSNATMEFQLMLSRQGA; encoded by the coding sequence ATGAACAATCGCCGAACGCTGATCGCCGCCATTATCGTCGGTGCCTTGATCCTCGGCGCCGCGGGTGTCGGCATCCTCTATTTCGTCGTCTTCGCGGGATCGTCGCCACAGAAGCTCGCGCTCAGTTCGCCTACACCGTCGGCCTCGGGCTCCACCGCCAGCGCCACGGCTACGCCCGGGGCTGGAACCTGGACCGTGGGCTCGGGCTCCGTTGCCGGCTATCGGGTCCGCGAGCAGCTCGCCTCGTTCGCCGCACCGAGCGATGCCGTCGGGCGCACCTCGGCGATCACGGGCACGTTCAGCCTGACGCAATCGACGACCGGCTACGGCGTGACGGCCGCCAGCTTTAGCGTGGACGTCACCAAACTCACGAGCGACCAGTCCAGACGGGATCAGCGGATCCACTCGCAGGGGCTCGAAAGCGACCGCTATCCGACCGCCACCTTTAAGCTGACGTCGCCGATCACGTTGCCGGCTGATGCCGCCAGCGGGCAGACGATCCACGTGTCGGCGATCGGGGACCTGACGATCCACGGTGTGACGAAAAACGTCACCATCCCGATCGACGCCCGGATGAGCGGATCAACGATCGAGCTGGTCGGTTCAATCACATTCCCCTTCAGTCAGTTCGGGATGACCCCGCCCAGTATCGGCGGCTTCGTCACCGTGCAGAGCAATGCGACGATGGAGTTCCAACTGATGCTGAGCCGGCAGGGAGCCTAG
- a CDS encoding zinc-dependent alcohol dehydrogenase family protein, translating to MRAMQLRAAKEPLRLEELPVPAPAEGQVLIRVSVCAVCRTDLHIVSGEISEPKLPLVIGHMIVGRVEAAGDGADRFAPGARIGVPWLGYVDETCRFCRRGLENLCVNARFTGYHIDGGYAEFCIADERFCFALPESYDDLHAAPLLCAGLIGYRALRLAGDAQRVGLYGFGDSAHIIAQVARYQGRRVFAFTSPGDTKRQAFARSLGAEWAGDSLTPPPEPLDAALIFAPVGALVPAALKALDPGGVVVCAGIHMSEIPSFPYDLLWMERQIRSVANLTRQDGEELLQIAPKVPIQTQVHPYPLVDANTALADLAHGRFEGAAVLTIAS from the coding sequence ATGAGGGCGATGCAGCTTCGCGCGGCGAAGGAACCCCTTCGCCTCGAGGAGCTGCCCGTCCCTGCGCCGGCCGAGGGTCAGGTCCTGATTCGAGTCTCGGTCTGTGCAGTGTGCCGCACCGACCTCCACATCGTGAGCGGTGAGATCAGCGAACCCAAGCTGCCGCTTGTGATCGGCCACATGATCGTGGGTCGGGTCGAGGCCGCTGGCGACGGAGCCGACCGGTTCGCGCCCGGTGCCCGCATCGGCGTTCCCTGGCTTGGCTACGTCGACGAGACCTGCCGCTTTTGCCGCCGCGGTCTCGAAAACCTTTGCGTGAACGCGCGCTTCACTGGCTATCACATCGACGGCGGCTACGCGGAGTTTTGCATCGCCGACGAGCGTTTTTGTTTTGCGCTGCCGGAGAGCTATGACGATCTGCATGCCGCACCGTTGCTGTGCGCCGGCTTGATCGGCTATCGCGCGCTGCGGCTCGCCGGCGACGCGCAACGGGTCGGTCTCTATGGCTTTGGCGACTCGGCGCACATCATCGCCCAGGTCGCTCGTTACCAGGGTCGACGCGTGTTTGCCTTTACCTCACCGGGTGACACGAAGAGGCAGGCGTTCGCGCGAAGCCTTGGCGCGGAGTGGGCGGGCGACTCGCTCACGCCGCCGCCCGAACCCCTCGATGCGGCGTTGATCTTCGCGCCCGTCGGCGCACTGGTCCCGGCGGCGCTCAAGGCCCTGGATCCAGGCGGGGTGGTGGTCTGCGCGGGCATCCACATGAGCGAGATCCCGTCGTTTCCCTATGACCTTCTCTGGATGGAGCGGCAGATCCGTTCGGTCGCCAACCTGACGCGACAGGACGGCGAGGAACTTCTGCAGATCGCGCCGAAGGTTCCAATCCAAACGCAGGTGCACCCCTATCCGCTGGTTGACGCGAATACGGCGCTCGCCGATCTGGCCCATGGACGCTTCGAAGGCGCAGCCGTTCTGACCATCGCCTCCTGA
- a CDS encoding OsmC family protein, producing the protein MPVRTAEARWQRSLQDGSGTMRLGSGAFEGSYSFKSRMEDGSGTNPEELIGAAHAGCFSMAFASGLTQAGHAPQEIRTKATVHFDKSDAGWGISRIDLATEGNVPGIDEATFKRLAEDAKKNCPVSKALAATPITLQATLKSGVTA; encoded by the coding sequence ATGCCTGTACGTACTGCGGAGGCCAGGTGGCAACGGTCGCTGCAAGACGGATCGGGAACGATGCGACTGGGAAGCGGCGCCTTTGAAGGTTCGTATTCGTTCAAGAGCCGGATGGAGGATGGTTCCGGCACCAACCCCGAAGAGCTGATCGGCGCGGCGCACGCCGGCTGCTTTTCCATGGCCTTCGCCAGCGGCCTCACGCAAGCGGGACACGCGCCGCAGGAAATTCGGACCAAAGCCACCGTGCACTTCGACAAGTCCGATGCGGGTTGGGGTATCTCGCGCATCGATCTCGCGACCGAAGGCAACGTCCCCGGCATCGACGAGGCAACGTTCAAGCGGCTGGCCGAAGACGCCAAGAAGAACTGTCCCGTCTCGAAGGCTCTGGCGGCGACCCCCATCACCCTGCAGGCAACGCTCAAGAGCGGTGTCACGGCCTAG
- a CDS encoding LLM class F420-dependent oxidoreductase: MKLGLNLPYEGTLAFPEAVELAQRAEALGFESVWMPEAYGIDAISILGALAARTERIQLGTGIVNIFSRTPALLAQTAATLDLISGGRFILGLGTSGHQVITGWHGVAFDRPMLRMRETIAIVRQVLRRDRLIFDGEVFHLDKGLKLLAHPVRAAVPIYLATLTPGGLRLTGELADGWIPTLFAPEHMDVFRPELEAGAGIAGRAVDSLAIAPHVPVIIDDDRTRARDALKPWVALYVGGMGSRTKNFYNDLVRQYGFADDARTLQELYLGGKQLEAIRRVPDALVDAISIAGPPSYVRERLGVWASAGVTTLLASVHDKTQADRLRTLEMLAAAAGAVP; this comes from the coding sequence ATGAAGCTCGGTCTCAACTTGCCCTACGAGGGGACTCTCGCCTTCCCGGAGGCGGTTGAGCTCGCTCAACGCGCCGAGGCGCTCGGCTTCGAATCGGTCTGGATGCCGGAAGCTTATGGCATCGATGCCATCTCCATCCTCGGCGCCCTCGCGGCTCGCACCGAACGGATTCAGCTCGGGACGGGGATCGTCAACATCTTCAGCCGGACGCCGGCCCTCCTCGCTCAGACGGCGGCCACGCTCGACTTGATCTCGGGTGGCCGCTTCATCCTCGGGCTTGGCACGAGCGGTCACCAGGTGATAACTGGCTGGCACGGTGTGGCGTTCGATCGACCGATGCTCCGCATGCGCGAAACGATCGCCATCGTCCGCCAGGTTCTCCGGCGGGATCGCCTGATCTTCGATGGCGAGGTCTTCCACCTCGACAAGGGCCTCAAGCTCCTCGCGCATCCGGTTCGCGCAGCGGTGCCGATCTACCTGGCGACCCTCACCCCGGGAGGCCTGCGTCTGACGGGCGAGCTGGCCGACGGCTGGATCCCGACGCTCTTTGCTCCGGAGCACATGGATGTCTTCCGTCCCGAGCTCGAGGCGGGCGCCGGGATCGCCGGGCGCGCCGTCGACTCGCTCGCGATCGCGCCGCACGTGCCGGTCATCATCGACGACGATCGCACTCGCGCGCGCGATGCGCTGAAGCCCTGGGTGGCGTTGTACGTCGGCGGCATGGGGTCGCGCACCAAGAACTTCTACAACGACCTCGTCCGCCAGTACGGCTTTGCCGACGATGCGCGCACACTCCAGGAGCTTTACCTCGGAGGTAAACAGCTCGAGGCGATCCGCCGGGTGCCCGATGCCCTCGTCGATGCCATCAGCATTGCCGGGCCGCCGTCTTACGTTCGCGAACGGCTCGGCGTGTGGGCGTCCGCCGGCGTGACGACGTTGCTGGCAAGCGTTCACGACAAGACGCAAGCCGACCGGCTGCGCACGCTCGAGATGCTGGCGGCAGCCGCCGGCGCGGTCCCCTAG
- a CDS encoding aldo/keto reductase — protein sequence MADRTTTINAALAGTIDIGGDLPVNRFGFGAMRITGEGIWGEPADREESKRVLRRALELGINFIDTADSYGPEVSERLIAEALYPYPEELVIATKGGLVRPGPGEWIPDGRPQHLREACEGSLKRLRVEQIDVYQLHRPDPNVPYEESVGALVELKAEGKIRHIGLSNVTVDHIERAQKLTPVVSIQNRYSAFERTSEPVLDFCSLEELAFLPWRPVEGGGVAGAAGVIAEIARRNNATPTQIALAWLLAHSPVMLPIAGTSKAAHLEENLGAAALELAPAELAEIDKIAPEPRP from the coding sequence ATGGCAGATCGGACGACGACCATCAATGCCGCGCTTGCGGGGACCATCGATATCGGCGGCGATCTGCCGGTCAACCGCTTCGGCTTTGGCGCGATGCGCATCACCGGGGAAGGGATCTGGGGAGAACCGGCCGACCGCGAAGAATCGAAGCGCGTACTGCGCCGCGCATTGGAGCTCGGCATCAACTTCATCGACACTGCCGATTCCTATGGCCCAGAAGTCAGTGAGCGATTGATCGCTGAGGCCCTCTACCCGTACCCGGAGGAGCTCGTGATCGCCACCAAGGGTGGGCTCGTCCGACCCGGGCCTGGAGAGTGGATACCGGACGGCCGTCCCCAGCACCTCCGCGAAGCGTGTGAGGGGAGCCTCAAGCGCTTGCGGGTCGAGCAAATCGATGTCTATCAGTTGCACCGCCCGGATCCGAATGTCCCGTACGAGGAATCGGTCGGCGCCCTGGTGGAACTGAAGGCTGAGGGCAAGATCCGCCACATCGGCCTCTCGAACGTGACCGTCGATCACATCGAGCGCGCGCAAAAGCTCACGCCGGTCGTCTCGATCCAGAACCGATACAGCGCTTTCGAGCGCACGTCGGAGCCGGTGCTCGACTTCTGCTCGCTGGAGGAGCTGGCATTTCTGCCATGGCGTCCAGTGGAAGGTGGGGGAGTCGCCGGCGCCGCCGGGGTGATCGCGGAGATCGCCCGGCGCAACAATGCAACGCCGACCCAGATCGCGCTCGCCTGGTTGCTGGCGCATTCGCCGGTGATGCTGCCGATCGCGGGCACGTCGAAGGCTGCCCACCTCGAGGAGAACCTGGGGGCGGCGGCGCTCGAGCTGGCCCCGGCAGAGCTCGCCGAGATCGACAAGATTGCCCCGGAGCCGCGCCCCTGA